Within Cnuibacter physcomitrellae, the genomic segment GCGGGTGCACGGCCGCGCGGGCGAGCCCTGTCCCGAGGGGGACGGGGTGGTGGTCGACGTCCCGGGGACGAAGGGGGCGGGGCAGTACTGCCCCGCCCGCCAGACCCGCTGAGGAGCCGGCTGAGGAGCCCGCGCTACTCGAACTCGACGACGAGCTCCACCTCGACGGGCGAGTCGAGCGGGAGCACGGCGACACCGACGGCCGCCCGCGCGTGCACGCCGATCTCACCGAAGACGTCGTGCAGGAACTCGCTCGCCCCGTTGATCACGCCGGGCTGCCCCACGAACGACGGGTCGGACGCGACGAACCCGTTGACCTTGACGACGCGGGTCACCCGGTCGAGCGAGCCGAGCTCGGCCTCGATCGCGGCGAGGGCGTTGAGAGCGGCCGTCGCGGCGAACGCCTTCGCCTCGGCGGGGTCGACGAGCCCGTCGCCCTCCCCCACCTTGCCGGTGGCCGGCAGGACGCCGCCCACGAACGGCAGCTGTCCGGCCGTGAAGACGAGGTTCCCCGACACCACCGCGGGGACGTAGGCCCCGGCGGGCGCCGGGGTGGTGGGCAGCTCGATGCCGAGCTCGACGAGGCGCTGATCGATCGACACGCTCACGCCTCCGACGACGCGACCGGACGCTTGAAGTAGGCGACCAGCCCGCCCTCGGGTCCGGTCACCACCTGGACGAGCTCCCACCCGTCGGAGCCCCACGTGTTGAGGATGGCAGCGGTGTTGTGGATCATCAGCGGCGTCGTCACATACTCCCAAGCAGGCACGAACGTCTCTCCCATCGCTCATTTAACAGCTTCGTCGTTTACCCTACTCATCATGTCTGCCCCGAAAGCCTCGGCCGGCGGCGTGATCGGTGCAGTCCTGGGGATCGTGGGGATGAGCGTCATCGCCGGCGTCCTGGTCACCGCCATGGTCACGCCCGCCCTCGCCGTCACCGGCATCGCCGCGAACAACTCCATCGGGATGTTCGAGAACCTCCCGAGCTACATCAAGCCCGACCAGCTGGCCGAGAAGACGAACATCTTCGCCAAGGACAGCGCCGGGAACCCCGTGCTGCTCGCGTCGGTCTTCGACCAGGACCGCGAAGAGGTCGGCTGGGACCAGATCTCGCAGTACGTGAAGGACGCGGTGGTCGCCACCGAGGATCCGCGCTTCTACCAGCACGGCGGCGTCGACATCGCGTCCACGCTCCGCGCGGCGGTCGGGAACGCGGCGTCCGGCGGCGTGGAGTCGGGTGCGTCGACCATCTCGATGCAGTACGTGAAGAACATCCTCGTGCAGCGGGCCGACGCGATCACCGACCCGACCCAGCGCGACCAGGCCTACGAGGAGGCCACGCAGACCTCGATCGACCGCAAGCTCAAGGAGATGAAGCTCGCGATCGGCCTCGAGAAGGAGTTCACGAAGGACCAGATCCTCTCGGGCTACCTCAACATCGCCTCGTTCGGTGGGCGGGTGTA encodes:
- a CDS encoding RidA family protein; this encodes MSIDQRLVELGIELPTTPAPAGAYVPAVVSGNLVFTAGQLPFVGGVLPATGKVGEGDGLVDPAEAKAFAATAALNALAAIEAELGSLDRVTRVVKVNGFVASDPSFVGQPGVINGASEFLHDVFGEIGVHARAAVGVAVLPLDSPVEVELVVEFE
- a CDS encoding DUF4177 domain-containing protein yields the protein MPAWEYVTTPLMIHNTAAILNTWGSDGWELVQVVTGPEGGLVAYFKRPVASSEA